AAAAACCAGATCTAGAGTTTTTACTTATTCCTCGTTTTCCCTTTTCTGAAATAACtgagagagaaaagaagaaaggaGAAAGAGGAAAAGATATGGAGATCAGCCACGACTAGGTTAGGTTTTACCGAAATTTTTCTTGGAAAGTTTTCTTTGCTTTTCGTATTCCGTGTTTCTTCTTTGTATGTATTTAAATCTGTTTTGATTCGGGAGTCATTTGTTACAAGTTGATTGCCAGTAACATTTGGGAAGAATATTTGGTTGTAATCATCTATGTTTAAATCTGTTTTGAAATTTTAAATTCTTTAAATTCTAAATTccaatttttgaattttagttAGGTATTAGAATTTCAAATAGCAAGGATATTTAAGTACTATTATGGATTATAATTACAACGCAATCCAATTACCCCAACCAAATGGATTTTTCTATACCAAGGAATCCATTTTTAGGAATTGGATTACCCTAAAAAGAATTTCTGGGATATGAAAAACTTGAAACGAACAAGCTCTAAGTGTGGTGACAGATCGTCAGGAATGGACAAATATGACTAGATATGATGTATTGTTGACCAAGTCGGGGGGAAACTGCTTATATACTCCATCAGAGAAAGCGTGTTTTTTTTAGTATTCAAAcaatttttaaaataacaagtaaATGTAGTGATGTTTAGGATTTTTTTAGTTATTATCTTCTGTCTACGTAAGATAATAACTAAAAAAGTATTTAGTTTTATAAGATAATAACTAAAATAAGTATTtagttttgtaagaaaaaaataaaaataaaatgctcACTTTTTATGAGACAGAAGAATTATGAGATCAACGCCGCTTGAATTTTTTACAAGTTATTAAAAGCTTATGTATTTTCTACTGTACCACGTGGGTTTTCTAACATTATGAATTTGGAAAGTAGAAGTGACGTTTAGTCTCGCAATAGTTGGACTTTAGACTCTCTAGTCGCCTCTACTAAAGCCTCATATAGAGAGGGTCATATTTTAAATAAGTTAATGATTCAGTGAAAATATTTACGATTTAGTCCAAGATGATGCAAAATGACATTAATGATTCTTAGGTTAATACTATAACCGTCCTTTATATGGAAATGTATTTTCTTTTATCGCTAAAGAAATCATTGcctaattattttttttcgtttACGGTTCGCTTGGCTCGGCTATTCTACAACTTAAACATGTTATTCTAAACAAAGGAATAACAACAAGTGTTCGTACAGCCACCAACACTCAATAAAGATCAAAGTAAATGTTACAACAATTTTTCATAACAACAGAAGAACTAACTGGCTCAAAAAAACATAACTTTGTTGAAaaataatatgatgatattacggaaaaataaattaaataaaggcttttgttaacttgtatacatgttaaggtttaataaagagttattttattttattgtaaattgtgtttctttttatcttattttatcagAAATTGGTTTTTCTTGCATGAATAACAACAAATCTTTTTCCCAATGCAAAGAATCATTGTATTCAATGCAATAAAATTAACgaattttgttttcaatgtaAAGAATAGTTGTTTTAATGAGCCTTAACATCataacatgtatacgggtatacaagttaacaatataataaaataaacatAATAAAAAGACTTTTCCCGTAATTTAAGGGGAAAGAAACAAAACCACTCCATGCAATTTGAGTCAATAACGATGCAGGAACATGCACCCCGGTATTGGTGGGGTGCACAAGTTTGCCCACCCCACCGAAATTGCTTTAAATTTCAAATAGCAATTTCTAAAAGAGCATCCAAACACAACCCTCACTTTCTCCGCTTCCACAACACTGCTACAGTACTACTACTACTCCGCTGTGACAAATAAGGGTAATTTGGAAAACTGGGGCTCGATGGGAGAAGGAATTGATAAGAACCCTTGCTTGACAATGCACCAGCCATGGGCATCTCTTCTTGTTTATGGAATCAAACGAATTGAAGGAAGATCATGGCCTGCTCCTATTAGAGGTAACTTTAACAGCCCTAATTTTGTTCACATCTAATGGTATATGCACAATTGAGAAGCTTGATGCTGTTCGTTTTGACATTGAGAATGATGGCCATGTTAGTATGGTACTAAATAATGACAACGATTGTGTAGGTAGGCTTTGGATTCATGCCGCTGGTAAAGTTCCGGAACCAGAAACAATAAAGGCAATGGAAGATTTTTACAGGGCAATTTATGCAGTAAATGGGATAACCGACCTTAAGTTTCCAGAGTCTTATCCAGTTTCTCAACTTTTAGGTATTTGTAAACTGACTTCTCAAGTGATAATTACTCTTTAAAACTATATTAGATGATCGACAAATTGATGTTTGTAAAATGTGGGTGAATGTATTGCAtggatttttatgttttcttaaaCTTTGCGCATTTGTAATTCGTCTTACAGGATGTGTTGATGTGGTTGGCTGTGTTAAATGTCAAGAGCTAGTTTGCTGGGACGAGATACCTGAAGGGGTCGGTAGCGAGCTTTACTTATCAACTTTCTCATTCTAATATGCAAGTAGAGCACTATTTTGAATTTTGTTGCAGCTTAAAGAATTTTGAGCATGATATATGATTGGACCGTTCTTGCAGGTTAGATTGGAAGGACTAACAAACTTTTGCTGGCTTTGTGAACACCCACAGGTTATCAATTATTCATATGCTTAGTTAGGAGTGTACAATTTACCGTAATTTCTTAATCTGATGAGATGATCTCTCACATAACTGCAGAGATTGGTAGTACCATTTGAGATGCGTGGATATCAGCGCATCTATAACCTGGAAAAGAAGGTAAGCAAAGAGAACCAAAATCCTGTTCTCCATCTAGCGGATGTTTGACTGACCATATCTTCTTATAATTTTTGAAAGATACACGAAGCAGCAGTTAGAGGTCTTCGCCCAGTGGAGTGTCCACTACCTGTGAAATTTCCACTTCCGAATCCACAAGATTCTTTTTCTTTGAAGCCGGGATCACTTGTTTGTCAATTATCCAGCAAAAGAACATCTGAGATAGATAAAACACCCACTCTCAATGCTGCAATTGCTGGTGCACGTGCTGCAGCCACTCAATACTCAAAAAAGGACTCAAATTACCGAATAGCGTTGATGAAAAAGGATGTGAACGATTTAGCACAAACAAGTAACTCGAAGGACAAATCTGAGACAGCAGATGTTTCTCTCGGGAGACCTCCTCAAATGGATTAGCTGCCGCCGGCTCATCGGAATGACTTGAACTAGCTGTGTGCATATTAAGGTAAGAATAAAATTCTGGTCGAAAGTATATATTGTTGAAAGTTGATATCCATGTTTTTTTCAACTCCCCGTTATACCAGAGAAAGATACTCAGGGTTCCAATAAAATTTAGTATGTTCTAATTCGATATTGAAACTTCTATTATGATTTGCAAAATTTTCCCTTGCCTTTTCCATTTTAGATATAGGACCGTTTTTTCTTAATTTGTATCACTTCTAAGCTATAAATACTCTCGATTTATTTTTGGTAAACTTTCACTGATGAACTTGTGACCGCTAATGTTGTTATTTATATGCATATGGTAGGTTCCTATGTTTTAAACCACTTTCTGGATTACCTGGCTTTATGTGGAGCTAGACGGTGACGTAGATTAATCCTTTTAACCAGTGTGAAAGTATCACATTTCAGAGGAAGTAGTTGTGGTAAGTAATCTTTATGTTCCTTATTTCCTGATATTTACTGGAACACAAATGTAACTAACTAGAGTTCTGCATGGACGTTATAGGAGCTCGATATGTATTTACTATGTCTGTTCGATATTATCTGAAATGGTAAAAACTTTTCTTCAGCAATTAAATCTGAATCAATTCTTTATAGTTAGATTGGTCATATTCTCAAACTTTCAGCATGTCGACCAAATACCCAATACCTAAGAGGAACCTGTTTAGCTTATTAGAGTTTTACTCCCATTTATGGAATTCTCTCAGTTTGTTCTGCTTCTGGGTTAGAGGCTGTTATATGCTGTTTAATTCACAACATCAACTTGTTAGTTAGGGTCTTGAGTGGTTACAGGTAGGTCTGAGATTGTCATTCAAAATGGATTCACATAGTTCATGTGTGCTTTTGTTCTGCTTTTGCTCTATGTCTAGTCAATATTCCTTCTGCAGAATAATTGTTGATTCATATTGATGATAATGATAACAATGGATGGGGAGAGGCTATGATGGAAACAGTAGAAACACAGGACGAGTCCCTAAAGCAGGACCACCTCCTCCTAAGTCTTAACACTGTGGATGGAAGGTAGAACCTGTTCCTCCTCAGGGTACTCGGATAATTTTTCATAGAGTAATGTCACTTGTACCATTTTAAGTATGCTTCTATATGAATGACCAGACATGTTTTGCTTTTCATGAATCTGGGCTTACTTTGTTTCGAGTTTAGACAGGACTTTGGAGTCTATCTGCTCCCATTTTCTACCTTCCACTTTTCTGGCCTTTCCTTTTGGATGTGCAGAGTGACTACCTCTTCTACCTTCCTCGTCAACAAGGATGAAGATTGCACTTGTAATGGTTTTCCACTGACCCGGTTGTATTTGTTTAGTAGTCCAGAACCGAAAGTGCATTCTCTATAATAGAGAGACAAGAAAGTGTGTAGCTATCATAGATAGTCCTCCAAGAAAAATTTCTCGTGGTTCCCATTTTCAATTTCTAGGGAATTAATGGATTCTTTAAGTTCAATTTGATTAGAAGAAGTACAAGTATGGGTCTTCTGTGGATGATGTTGTTTGTGTTAATGTGTGGGGCAGTAGAGATCAGAGGAGAAGTCACTAGTAGTGGTCGTCATCCATATCCTACTCGAAAGTTGATGATTGTTGTCGCTGATAACCATAAATATGGATCTATAATAGTGGATGCAGAGATAGGACGGGCACGGACGCTGCGTGAACGTGTCTTTAGGAACCGGTTTCCTCCTCCCGTGGCAAATCAGGTTCCACGGTTCAAGTCTCCCCCTCCTCCTACTGCTCCGGTACCATGGTCcgctccacctcctcctccttatATTTAAAAAGTAAGAGATAGATCATGGAATTTTTCTGGTTTGTAGAACTTTGTAGTATCTGTATAAATTATATTAGTAATAAAATCAATGATATTGCATGGATTTCTATGAAACTAGCACATTCAGTACGCAATGGCTCACATtctatgtagtcgatttcggccatctcggccgaaatttcggcgaaattccggatttcggtccaagaagatgagattttgttaatttcggccggacgaaatctttgcgaaaatttcggccggaaacgcgtttttcggtcggaatttcggccggaatatatatatatatatataaaattttttaaaattgagtggattaatctcaagtacaaaaattaaacagattaattcactcactagtattattgcttgttgttgtgtttgaatttcttgacctaaaattatcatttggtgttgatgatgaggaaggtgaacaaccagatttactaatactatgtttcttttaagtggGTCAATACTCCCTCAATCTTCTAGTCTGACTCAAATTAGGATTGGAATTAATTGAACCTGGCAACAAACACTTCTTATTATAAAAATTGGAACCGAAATTACACCGAAATTTGAAAACGAaatctccccgagacaacgttgtaccagtgtctcgctcgggaccgagaTAAACCGGAATCCGAAATTAACTACCTTGGTCTTACGTTCACCATAAATTTTATAGGCAATCGATGTTAATAAGAAAAAGATTATTTAAATGGGTCCTGTTAACGTATGCACCCATGAATAGGTTAAGAGGGTATTAATTACTATAGTTTTCTGTGACATAATTATTATTAAACTCGTGTGccaatgaaaaagaaaatttccaTTATTACCCCATTGTTTCTCTCCCTCTTTATTCTCTTTAactctgttttttcttttttgatcagATCTTTTAACTCTGTTCGTCTTCCTCtttatttttcttccagattTAAAAAGAAAAGCGATAGAAAGATTTTGATTGATACAACAGATATTGATCGATAAAAAGAATTGATCAAAAAAATCGTGTTAGTGATTAGtttaaaaagaaatcaaaaatagttcataagttgtgtatttgaaaatcaattaaattaaagaaaaaaaaacaatcaagtGATTCAAAATCTGCaatctttatttgtat
This DNA window, taken from Papaver somniferum cultivar HN1 chromosome 3, ASM357369v1, whole genome shotgun sequence, encodes the following:
- the LOC113355327 gene encoding activating signal cointegrator 1-like, with the translated sequence MGEGIDKNPCLTMHQPWASLLVYGIKRIEGRSWPAPIRGRLWIHAAGKVPEPETIKAMEDFYRAIYAVNGITDLKFPESYPVSQLLGCVDVVGCVKCQELVCWDEIPEGVRLEGLTNFCWLCEHPQRLVVPFEMRGYQRIYNLEKKIHEAAVRGLRPVECPLPVKFPLPNPQDSFSLKPGSLVCQLSSKRTSEIDKTPTLNAAIAGARAAATQYSKKDSNYRIALMKKDVNDLAQTSNSKDKSETADVSLGRPPQMD